A genome region from Lutra lutra chromosome 11, mLutLut1.2, whole genome shotgun sequence includes the following:
- the NACAD gene encoding NAC-alpha domain-containing protein 1 isoform X11: MPGEAARAELLLPEAGRPGPRTESSCDVAVATTPRGDRLEHCALTPGPSALALEFLPSKPGARPPPEGASWDAGPGGTPSAWAVPTEGSPSLGSPEAQPAGGPPPTTLEPRIVMGEETCRVPLPSRAALPELRDWEGGHPSLDPPPELCSQGDPSVPCPAPDPDSYFTPPSTPTETTSALLLGPGPRREAEPGDSPPASPSGSYITADGDSWASSPSCSLSLLAPAEGLDVPSGWGFSPPGSVADEQELSPAGPPGPPSPESSISADSSSSWGQEGHFFELDFLANDPMVPAALLPFRGSLIVQVEAVEVAPRVPEEEEEVPVPGGDPAGEGEDDSTFASSLQSLSDLSITEGMDEAFAFRDDTSAASSDPDSASYAGADDERLYSEEPHAQPAALLQDTPGEPAPTVSAAGAGRASESGEPSTRVPEMGQASAPPAAPPAPKEAPGLTGENPWAWREDAGSISGLASAAVGTAQPRWEDDSAALGPEFWTSPEEGTLTPGPDSLQNLEEAGQGPDSEATPLSLQDAGLPSGQAPAATVSPVPQPGDADRTLHQGPDCEATPVSLQDAALPSGQGTPAKARPETLQVDVGCVPGIDPVVTAAQQEGRVTSELGPAPEERDTSYTGGLEPPARDQAQLDGLEPAADAGVPWTSWDTSKPATEATDPLEALQHPRPATDAVECPGSDTEATDCPKPVRETTECTEPATKATECPPSVTEDTECLESGTEAPEHSKPSMEAPECPEHAMEVPKCTKPANEALELLEPTSEAPEYPESATEALEHSEPALETPEHSEPAMEVLECPEPAMEAPEHSEPATETPECPEAATEAPEHSEPATEAPEHSEPATETPEHSEPATEAPECPGPATEAPEHSEPATEAPEHSEPATEAPEHSEPATEAPEHSEPATEAPEHSEPATEAPEHSEPATEVPEHSEPATETPECPEPATEAPEHSEPATETPECPEPAMEAPEYSEPATEAPEHSEPATETPECPELAMEAPEHSEPATEAPEAATEAQEHSQPATEALKCPKPATEAPELSEPATEALGHSEPTTGTPGSAMEATDPPKPASIREEVAEGLLAPKQETCASACVFAGDGAKPHFPPKEDPGSENQGAGGLRLTSHSARKAPGDSGPEVHLAAHPEVGHTWPQTPAEEGRANPEPRSVVVASETRLASCSESPPRSVARPGRGCPKEPAPTTPAPSWQLEPMLGPGSEVRAQVAPGSPSLSPPQTPESPNRGLPSMIQDRPLSPEPAVPGVPTEAAPCPMAPLTPCPCQGPREDSTEGKEPPGSPGLQPPRAGAQRAVAAFSGTTKPPGAGHRVSLPPHSPLLSPKTAPTGDTHAKDQARRISPPCQVPPGPRGLPAAEQQDDQDSLEEDSPPRAPGSGQHSDSHGESSAELEEQDLSGAQTAQCPTQAPAGGSSEETVAKAKQSRSEKKARKAMSKLGLRQIQGVTRITIQKSKNILFVIAKPDVFKSPASDTYVVFGEAKIEDLSQQVHRAAAEKFKVPTEPSALVPESAPGPLVRPGCEEEEEEEEEEEVDEAGLELRDIELVMAQANVSRARAVRALRDNQSDIVNAIMELTM, from the exons ATGCCCGGTGAGGCTGCCCGCGCCGAGCTGCTGCTGCCGGAGGCGGGCAGGCCCGGGCCCCGCACAG AGTCATCCTGTGATGTGGCCGTGGCCACCACCCCAAGAGGGGACCGGCTGGAGCACTGTGCCCTGACCCCTGGACCCAGCGCCCTGGCCCTGGAGTTTCTGCCCAGCAAGCCAGGTGCCCGGCCCCCACCCGAGGGAGCCAGCTGGGATGCAGGGCCGGGAGGCACCCCCTCAGCCTGGGCAGTCCCCACAGAAGGCAGCCCCAGCCTGGGTTCCCCCGAGGCCCAGCCTGCCGGCGGCCCTCCCCCAACCACCCTGGAGCCCCGGATCGTGATGGGCGAGGAGACCTGCCGGGTGCCCCTGCCGTCCAGGGCAGCCCTTCCAGAGCTCAGGGACTGGGAGGGTGGGCACCCCAGCCTGGACCCACCCCCCGAGTTGTGTTCTCAGGGTGACCCTTCTGTGCCTTGCCCTGCCCCAGACCCTGACTCCTACTTCACGCCGCCCTCCACTCCCACCGAGACCACCTCTGCCCTGCTCCTTGGGCCCGGGCCCCGCAGGGAGGCTGAGCCAGGGGACTCGCCGCCTGCCTCGCCATCGGGCTCCTACATCACAGCAGATGGGGACAGCTGGGCCTCGTCCCCATCCTGCTCCCTGAGCCTGCTGGCCCCGGCCGAAGGGCTGGACGTCCCCTCAGGCTGGGGCTTCTCCCCGCCGGGCTCTGTGGCTGATGAGCAGGAGCTGTCTCCCGCGGGGCCCCCGGGCCCCCCGTCCCCGGAATCCAGCATCTCGGCCGACAGCAGCTCTTCCTGGGGCCAAGAGGGCCACTTCTTCGAGCTGGACTTCCTGGCCAACGACCCCATGGTCCCCGCCGCCCTCCTGCCCTTCCGAGGCAGTCTCATCGTGCAGGTGGAGGCTGTGGAGGTGGCGCCGAGAGtccccgaggaggaggaggaggtcccTGTCCCTGGAGGGGACCCAGCCGGGGAGGGCGAGGACGACAGCACGTTTGCCTCCTCCCTGCAGTCCCTGTCTGACCTCTCCATCACCGAGGGCATGGACGAGGCCTTCGCCTTCCGGGACGACACCTCGGCGGCCTCATCCGACCCCGACTCGGCCTCCTATGCGGGGGCAGACGACGAGAGGCTGTACAGCGAGGAGCCCCACGCGCAGCCCGCCGCCCTGCTCCAGGACACCCCTGGCGAGCCCGCTCCCACCGTCTCTGCGGCGGGGGCCGGCCGAGCCTCCGAGAGCGGGGAGCCGAGCACGCGGGTTCCCGAGATGGGCCAGGCCTCCGCTCCTCCCGCAGCGCCTCCCGCCCCAAAGGAAGCCCCAGGCCTCACCGGGGAGAACCCCTGGGCCTGGAGGGAGGACGCGGGCTCCATCTCGGGTCTGGCGTCTGCTGCCGTGGGCACGGCTCAGCCCCGATGGGAGGATGACAGCGCAGCCTTAGGCCCAGAGTTTTGGACCTCCCCGGAAGAGGGAACCCTCACTCCAGGCCCAGACTCTCTGCAGAACCTGGAAGAAGCAGGCCAAGGCCCTGACTCTGAGGCCACACCTCTGTCCCTGCAGGACGCCGGCCTCCCCTCAGGCCAGGCGCCCGCCGCCACAGTCAGCCCTGTGCCCCAGCCGGGGGACGCGGACAGGACCTTACACCAGGGCCCTGATTGTGAGGCCACACCTGTGTCCCTGCAGGACGCAGCCCTCCCCTCAGGCCAAGGGACCCCTGCCAAGGCCAGGCCTGAGACCCTGCAGGTAGATGTAGGCTGCGTGCCAGGGATCGACCCTGTGGTCACTGCAGCCCAGCAGGAAGGACGAGTGACCTCGGAACTGGGGCCAGCACCCGAGGAGAGGGACACAAGCTACACGGGAGGCCTGGAGCCTCCAGCCCGGGACCAGGCCCAGCTGGATGGACTGGAGCCAGCTGCAGACGCCGGGGTGCCCTGGACCTCATGGGACACCTCCAAGCCTGCCACGGAGGCCACAGACCCCCTTGAGGCCTTGCAACACCCCAGGCCTGCTACAGATGCCGTGGAATGCCCTGGCTCTGACACGGAGGCCACAGATTGCCCCAAGCCGGTCAGGGAGACCACAGAATGCACAGAGCCTGCCACGAAGGCCACGGAATGTCCACCATCTGTCACAGAAGATACAGAATGCCTGGAGTCTGGCACAGAGGCCCCGGAACATTCCAAGCCTTCCATGGAAGCCCCAGAATGCCCAGAACATGCTATGGAGGTCCCAAAATGCACCAAGCCTGCCAATGAGGCCCTGGAACTCCTTGAGCCCACCTCAGAGGCTCCAGAATACCCTGAGTCTGCCACAGAGGCCCTAGAACATTCTGAGCCTGCCCTGGAGACCCCGGAACATTCTGAGCCTGCCATGGAGGTCCTGGAATGCCCAGAGCCTGCCATGGAG GCCCCAGAACATTCTGAGCCTGCCACGGAGACCCCGGAATGCCCAGAGGCTGCCACGGAGGCCCCAGAACATTCTGAGCCTGCCACGGAGGCCCCAGAACATTCTGAGCCTGCCACGGAGACCCCAGAACATTCTGAGCCTGCCACGGAGGCCCCAGAATGCCCAGGGCCTGCCACAGAGGCCCCAGAACATTCTGAGCCTGCCACGGAGGCCCCAGAACATTCTGAGCCTGCCACGGAGGCCCCAGAACATTCTGAGCCTGCCACGGAGGCCCCAGAACATTCTGAGCCTGCCACGGAGGCCCCAGAACATTCTGAGCCTGCCACGGAGGCCCCAGAACATTCTGAGCCTGCCACGGAGGTCCCAGAACATTCTGAGCCTGCCACAGAGACCCCGGAATGCCCAGAG CCTGCCACGGAGGCCCCAGAACATTCTGAGCCTGCCACGGAGACCCCGGAATGCCCAGAGCCTGCCATGGAGGCCCCAGAATATTCTGAGCCTGCCACGGAGGCCCCAGAACATTCTGAGCCTGCCACGGAGACCCCGGAATGCCCAGAGCTTGCCATGGAGGCCCCAGAACATTCTGAGCCTGCCACGGAGGCCCCAGAAGCTGCCACGGAGGCCCAAGAACACTCACAGCCTGCCACAGAGGCCCTCAAATGCCCCAAGCCTGCCACAGAAGCTCCAGAACTTTCTGAGCCTGCCACGGAGGCCCTAGGACATTCAGAGCCTACCACAGGCACCCCTGGGTCTGCTATGGAGGCCACAGACCCACCCAAGCCTGCCTCCATTAGAGAAGAAGTAGCTGAAGGTCTGTTGGCACCTAAGCAGGAAACCTGTGCCAGTGCCTGTGTCTTTGCTGGTGATGGGGCCAAGCCCCATTTTCCCCCAAAGGAGGACCCAGGGAGTGAGAATCAGGGGGCTGGAGGCCTCAGGTTAACATCCCACAGTGCTAGGAAGGCTCCTGGGGATAGTGGCCCAGAGGTACATCTTGCTGCTCACCCAGAGGTCGGTCACACATGGCCCCAGACCccagcagaggagggaagagccAACCCTGAGCCCAGGTCTGTTGTGGTGGCCTCAGAAACTAGGCTGGCTTCCTGCTCTGAGTCTCCCCCAAGGTCTGTGGCCAGGCCTGGCAGGGGCTGCCCCAAAGAGCCCGCTCCCACCACTCCAGCACCCTCTTGGCAGCTGGAGCCCATGCTGGGCCCAGGCAGTGAAGTGAGGGCTCAAGTAGCTCCTGGAAGTCCCAGCTTGTCCCCACCACAAACCCCCGAAAGCCCTAACAGGGGTCTGCCCAGCATGATCCAAGACAGGCCCCTCAGCCCAGAGCCCGCTGTTCCTGGGGTCCCCACAGAGGCAGCCCCATGCCCCATGGCACCCCTTACCCcctgcccttgccagggacccAGGGAAGACTCGACGGAGGGCAAGGAGCCCCCGGGCTCTCCCGGCCTCCAGCCACCACGTGCAGGAGCCCAGCGGGCAGTGGCTGCCTTCTCAGGAACCACAAAACCTCCTGGGGCTGGGCATCGAGTCAGCCTCCCGCCCCACTCCCCCCTCCTCAGCCCCAAAACAGCCCCCACGGGGGACACCCATGCCAAAGACCAGGCCCGGCGGATCTCGCCCCCCTGCCAAGTGCCTCCTGGCCCTCGAGGGCTCCCAGCCGCCGAGCAACAGGATGACCAGGACAGCCTGGAGGAAG aCTCGCCCCCGAGGGCTCCGGGATCCGGCCAGCACTCAGACAGCCACGGGGAGTCGTCGGCGGAGCTGGAGGAGCAGGACCTCTCGGGAGCGCAGACGGCACAGTGCCCGACCCAG gccccagcaggCGGCAGCAGCGAGGAAACAGTGGCCAAAGCCAAGCAGAGTCGCAGTGAGAAGAAGGCCCGAAAG GCGATGTCCAAGCTGGGCCTGCGGCAAATCCAGGGGGTCACCAGGATCACCATCCAGAAATCCAAGAACATCCTGTTTGTCATCGCCAAGCCTGATGTCTTCAAGAGCCCGGCCTCAGACACCTACGTGGTCTTCGGCGAGGCCAAG ATCGAGGACCTGTCCCAGCAAGTGCACAGAGCTGCTGCTGAGAAGTTCAAAGTGCCCACAGAGCCGTCTGCCCTGGTCCCCGAGTCTGCGCCTGGGCCTCTGGTGAGGCCTgggtgtgaggaggaggaggaggaggaggaggaggaggag GTGGATGAGGCAGGACTGGAGCTCCGTGACATTGAGCTAGTGATGGCACAGGCCAACGTGTCGAGGGCCAGGGCCGTGCGGGCCCTGAGGGACAACCAGAGCGATATCGTCAACGCCATCATG GAGCTCACCATGTAG
- the NACAD gene encoding NAC-alpha domain-containing protein 1 isoform X4 has protein sequence MPGEAARAELLLPEAGRPGPRTESSCDVAVATTPRGDRLEHCALTPGPSALALEFLPSKPGARPPPEGASWDAGPGGTPSAWAVPTEGSPSLGSPEAQPAGGPPPTTLEPRIVMGEETCRVPLPSRAALPELRDWEGGHPSLDPPPELCSQGDPSVPCPAPDPDSYFTPPSTPTETTSALLLGPGPRREAEPGDSPPASPSGSYITADGDSWASSPSCSLSLLAPAEGLDVPSGWGFSPPGSVADEQELSPAGPPGPPSPESSISADSSSSWGQEGHFFELDFLANDPMVPAALLPFRGSLIVQVEAVEVAPRVPEEEEEVPVPGGDPAGEGEDDSTFASSLQSLSDLSITEGMDEAFAFRDDTSAASSDPDSASYAGADDERLYSEEPHAQPAALLQDTPGEPAPTVSAAGAGRASESGEPSTRVPEMGQASAPPAAPPAPKEAPGLTGENPWAWREDAGSISGLASAAVGTAQPRWEDDSAALGPEFWTSPEEGTLTPGPDSLQNLEEAGQGPDSEATPLSLQDAGLPSGQAPAATVSPVPQPGDADRTLHQGPDCEATPVSLQDAALPSGQGTPAKARPETLQVDVGCVPGIDPVVTAAQQEGRVTSELGPAPEERDTSYTGGLEPPARDQAQLDGLEPAADAGVPWTSWDTSKPATEATDPLEALQHPRPATDAVECPGSDTEATDCPKPVRETTECTEPATKATECPPSVTEDTECLESGTEAPEHSKPSMEAPECPEHAMEVPKCTKPANEALELLEPTSEAPEYPESATEALEHSEPALETPEHSEPAMEVLECPEPAMEALEHSEPATEAPEDPEPATEALEHSEPATEAPEDPEPAMEAPEHSEPATETLEHSGPATEAPEDPEPATEAPEHSEPATETPECPEAATEAPEHSEPATEAPEHSEPATETPEHSEPATEAPECPGPATEAPEHSEPATEAPEHSEPATEAPEHSEPATEAPEHSEPATEAPEHSEPATEAPEHSEPATEVPEHSEPATETPECPEPATEAPEHSEPATETPECPEPAMEAPEYSEPATEAPEHSEPATETPECPELAMEAPEHSEPATEAPEAATEAQEHSQPATEALKCPKPATEAPELSEPATEALGHSEPTTGTPGSAMEATDPPKPASIREEVAEGLLAPKQETCASACVFAGDGAKPHFPPKEDPGSENQGAGGLRLTSHSARKAPGDSGPEVHLAAHPEVGHTWPQTPAEEGRANPEPRSVVVASETRLASCSESPPRSVARPGRGCPKEPAPTTPAPSWQLEPMLGPGSEVRAQVAPGSPSLSPPQTPESPNRGLPSMIQDRPLSPEPAVPGVPTEAAPCPMAPLTPCPCQGPREDSTEGKEPPGSPGLQPPRAGAQRAVAAFSGTTKPPGAGHRVSLPPHSPLLSPKTAPTGDTHAKDQARRISPPCQVPPGPRGLPAAEQQDDQDSLEEDSPPRAPGSGQHSDSHGESSAELEEQDLSGAQTAQCPTQAPAGGSSEETVAKAKQSRSEKKARKAMSKLGLRQIQGVTRITIQKSKNILFVIAKPDVFKSPASDTYVVFGEAKIEDLSQQVHRAAAEKFKVPTEPSALVPESAPGPLVRPGCEEEEEEEEEEEVDEAGLELRDIELVMAQANVSRARAVRALRDNQSDIVNAIMELTM, from the exons ATGCCCGGTGAGGCTGCCCGCGCCGAGCTGCTGCTGCCGGAGGCGGGCAGGCCCGGGCCCCGCACAG AGTCATCCTGTGATGTGGCCGTGGCCACCACCCCAAGAGGGGACCGGCTGGAGCACTGTGCCCTGACCCCTGGACCCAGCGCCCTGGCCCTGGAGTTTCTGCCCAGCAAGCCAGGTGCCCGGCCCCCACCCGAGGGAGCCAGCTGGGATGCAGGGCCGGGAGGCACCCCCTCAGCCTGGGCAGTCCCCACAGAAGGCAGCCCCAGCCTGGGTTCCCCCGAGGCCCAGCCTGCCGGCGGCCCTCCCCCAACCACCCTGGAGCCCCGGATCGTGATGGGCGAGGAGACCTGCCGGGTGCCCCTGCCGTCCAGGGCAGCCCTTCCAGAGCTCAGGGACTGGGAGGGTGGGCACCCCAGCCTGGACCCACCCCCCGAGTTGTGTTCTCAGGGTGACCCTTCTGTGCCTTGCCCTGCCCCAGACCCTGACTCCTACTTCACGCCGCCCTCCACTCCCACCGAGACCACCTCTGCCCTGCTCCTTGGGCCCGGGCCCCGCAGGGAGGCTGAGCCAGGGGACTCGCCGCCTGCCTCGCCATCGGGCTCCTACATCACAGCAGATGGGGACAGCTGGGCCTCGTCCCCATCCTGCTCCCTGAGCCTGCTGGCCCCGGCCGAAGGGCTGGACGTCCCCTCAGGCTGGGGCTTCTCCCCGCCGGGCTCTGTGGCTGATGAGCAGGAGCTGTCTCCCGCGGGGCCCCCGGGCCCCCCGTCCCCGGAATCCAGCATCTCGGCCGACAGCAGCTCTTCCTGGGGCCAAGAGGGCCACTTCTTCGAGCTGGACTTCCTGGCCAACGACCCCATGGTCCCCGCCGCCCTCCTGCCCTTCCGAGGCAGTCTCATCGTGCAGGTGGAGGCTGTGGAGGTGGCGCCGAGAGtccccgaggaggaggaggaggtcccTGTCCCTGGAGGGGACCCAGCCGGGGAGGGCGAGGACGACAGCACGTTTGCCTCCTCCCTGCAGTCCCTGTCTGACCTCTCCATCACCGAGGGCATGGACGAGGCCTTCGCCTTCCGGGACGACACCTCGGCGGCCTCATCCGACCCCGACTCGGCCTCCTATGCGGGGGCAGACGACGAGAGGCTGTACAGCGAGGAGCCCCACGCGCAGCCCGCCGCCCTGCTCCAGGACACCCCTGGCGAGCCCGCTCCCACCGTCTCTGCGGCGGGGGCCGGCCGAGCCTCCGAGAGCGGGGAGCCGAGCACGCGGGTTCCCGAGATGGGCCAGGCCTCCGCTCCTCCCGCAGCGCCTCCCGCCCCAAAGGAAGCCCCAGGCCTCACCGGGGAGAACCCCTGGGCCTGGAGGGAGGACGCGGGCTCCATCTCGGGTCTGGCGTCTGCTGCCGTGGGCACGGCTCAGCCCCGATGGGAGGATGACAGCGCAGCCTTAGGCCCAGAGTTTTGGACCTCCCCGGAAGAGGGAACCCTCACTCCAGGCCCAGACTCTCTGCAGAACCTGGAAGAAGCAGGCCAAGGCCCTGACTCTGAGGCCACACCTCTGTCCCTGCAGGACGCCGGCCTCCCCTCAGGCCAGGCGCCCGCCGCCACAGTCAGCCCTGTGCCCCAGCCGGGGGACGCGGACAGGACCTTACACCAGGGCCCTGATTGTGAGGCCACACCTGTGTCCCTGCAGGACGCAGCCCTCCCCTCAGGCCAAGGGACCCCTGCCAAGGCCAGGCCTGAGACCCTGCAGGTAGATGTAGGCTGCGTGCCAGGGATCGACCCTGTGGTCACTGCAGCCCAGCAGGAAGGACGAGTGACCTCGGAACTGGGGCCAGCACCCGAGGAGAGGGACACAAGCTACACGGGAGGCCTGGAGCCTCCAGCCCGGGACCAGGCCCAGCTGGATGGACTGGAGCCAGCTGCAGACGCCGGGGTGCCCTGGACCTCATGGGACACCTCCAAGCCTGCCACGGAGGCCACAGACCCCCTTGAGGCCTTGCAACACCCCAGGCCTGCTACAGATGCCGTGGAATGCCCTGGCTCTGACACGGAGGCCACAGATTGCCCCAAGCCGGTCAGGGAGACCACAGAATGCACAGAGCCTGCCACGAAGGCCACGGAATGTCCACCATCTGTCACAGAAGATACAGAATGCCTGGAGTCTGGCACAGAGGCCCCGGAACATTCCAAGCCTTCCATGGAAGCCCCAGAATGCCCAGAACATGCTATGGAGGTCCCAAAATGCACCAAGCCTGCCAATGAGGCCCTGGAACTCCTTGAGCCCACCTCAGAGGCTCCAGAATACCCTGAGTCTGCCACAGAGGCCCTAGAACATTCTGAGCCTGCCCTGGAGACCCCGGAACATTCTGAGCCTGCCATGGAGGTCCTGGAATGCCCAGAGCCTGCCATGGAG GCCCTGGAACATTCTGAGCCTGCCACGGAGGCCCCAGAAGACCCAGAGCCTGCCACAGAGGCCCTGGAACATTCTGAGCCTGCCACAGAGGCCCCAGAAGACCCAGAGCCTGCCATGGAGGCCCCGGAACATTCTGAGCCTGCCACGGAG ACCCTGGAACATTCTGGGCCTGCCACGGAGGCCCCAGAAGACCCAGAGCCTGCCACGGAGGCCCCAGAACATTCTGAGCCTGCCACGGAGACCCCGGAATGCCCAGAGGCTGCCACGGAGGCCCCAGAACATTCTGAGCCTGCCACGGAGGCCCCAGAACATTCTGAGCCTGCCACGGAGACCCCAGAACATTCTGAGCCTGCCACGGAGGCCCCAGAATGCCCAGGGCCTGCCACAGAGGCCCCAGAACATTCTGAGCCTGCCACGGAGGCCCCAGAACATTCTGAGCCTGCCACGGAGGCCCCAGAACATTCTGAGCCTGCCACGGAGGCCCCAGAACATTCTGAGCCTGCCACGGAGGCCCCAGAACATTCTGAGCCTGCCACGGAGGCCCCAGAACATTCTGAGCCTGCCACGGAGGTCCCAGAACATTCTGAGCCTGCCACAGAGACCCCGGAATGCCCAGAG CCTGCCACGGAGGCCCCAGAACATTCTGAGCCTGCCACGGAGACCCCGGAATGCCCAGAGCCTGCCATGGAGGCCCCAGAATATTCTGAGCCTGCCACGGAGGCCCCAGAACATTCTGAGCCTGCCACGGAGACCCCGGAATGCCCAGAGCTTGCCATGGAGGCCCCAGAACATTCTGAGCCTGCCACGGAGGCCCCAGAAGCTGCCACGGAGGCCCAAGAACACTCACAGCCTGCCACAGAGGCCCTCAAATGCCCCAAGCCTGCCACAGAAGCTCCAGAACTTTCTGAGCCTGCCACGGAGGCCCTAGGACATTCAGAGCCTACCACAGGCACCCCTGGGTCTGCTATGGAGGCCACAGACCCACCCAAGCCTGCCTCCATTAGAGAAGAAGTAGCTGAAGGTCTGTTGGCACCTAAGCAGGAAACCTGTGCCAGTGCCTGTGTCTTTGCTGGTGATGGGGCCAAGCCCCATTTTCCCCCAAAGGAGGACCCAGGGAGTGAGAATCAGGGGGCTGGAGGCCTCAGGTTAACATCCCACAGTGCTAGGAAGGCTCCTGGGGATAGTGGCCCAGAGGTACATCTTGCTGCTCACCCAGAGGTCGGTCACACATGGCCCCAGACCccagcagaggagggaagagccAACCCTGAGCCCAGGTCTGTTGTGGTGGCCTCAGAAACTAGGCTGGCTTCCTGCTCTGAGTCTCCCCCAAGGTCTGTGGCCAGGCCTGGCAGGGGCTGCCCCAAAGAGCCCGCTCCCACCACTCCAGCACCCTCTTGGCAGCTGGAGCCCATGCTGGGCCCAGGCAGTGAAGTGAGGGCTCAAGTAGCTCCTGGAAGTCCCAGCTTGTCCCCACCACAAACCCCCGAAAGCCCTAACAGGGGTCTGCCCAGCATGATCCAAGACAGGCCCCTCAGCCCAGAGCCCGCTGTTCCTGGGGTCCCCACAGAGGCAGCCCCATGCCCCATGGCACCCCTTACCCcctgcccttgccagggacccAGGGAAGACTCGACGGAGGGCAAGGAGCCCCCGGGCTCTCCCGGCCTCCAGCCACCACGTGCAGGAGCCCAGCGGGCAGTGGCTGCCTTCTCAGGAACCACAAAACCTCCTGGGGCTGGGCATCGAGTCAGCCTCCCGCCCCACTCCCCCCTCCTCAGCCCCAAAACAGCCCCCACGGGGGACACCCATGCCAAAGACCAGGCCCGGCGGATCTCGCCCCCCTGCCAAGTGCCTCCTGGCCCTCGAGGGCTCCCAGCCGCCGAGCAACAGGATGACCAGGACAGCCTGGAGGAAG aCTCGCCCCCGAGGGCTCCGGGATCCGGCCAGCACTCAGACAGCCACGGGGAGTCGTCGGCGGAGCTGGAGGAGCAGGACCTCTCGGGAGCGCAGACGGCACAGTGCCCGACCCAG gccccagcaggCGGCAGCAGCGAGGAAACAGTGGCCAAAGCCAAGCAGAGTCGCAGTGAGAAGAAGGCCCGAAAG GCGATGTCCAAGCTGGGCCTGCGGCAAATCCAGGGGGTCACCAGGATCACCATCCAGAAATCCAAGAACATCCTGTTTGTCATCGCCAAGCCTGATGTCTTCAAGAGCCCGGCCTCAGACACCTACGTGGTCTTCGGCGAGGCCAAG ATCGAGGACCTGTCCCAGCAAGTGCACAGAGCTGCTGCTGAGAAGTTCAAAGTGCCCACAGAGCCGTCTGCCCTGGTCCCCGAGTCTGCGCCTGGGCCTCTGGTGAGGCCTgggtgtgaggaggaggaggaggaggaggaggaggaggag GTGGATGAGGCAGGACTGGAGCTCCGTGACATTGAGCTAGTGATGGCACAGGCCAACGTGTCGAGGGCCAGGGCCGTGCGGGCCCTGAGGGACAACCAGAGCGATATCGTCAACGCCATCATG GAGCTCACCATGTAG